The genomic region GTCCCAAAGGAAATAAGCGCCGGCAAGCAGTCCAATCACCCCCAGCACGATGAGGCTGATTAGCAGCGCGGACGGGGATTTCCTGGGCTGGGACGCTTCCTGGTGGTAAAAGACCGGAGCAGGACGGGGTTGGGTGCCGGACTTAACGCCGGAAAAAGCGACCGCCACGGCGTTCCAGTCCAATTCCACGATCCCGCCCAGGGAAACCCTGTCGCCCGGGCGGATCAGGGCGCTGGTCACTTTCTGTCCGTTCACCAGGATGCCGTTCAGCGAGTTCTGGTCTGTGATCCGGTAATGTGAGCCCTCTTTGGTGATCACGGCGTGAAGCCGCGAAATGCGGTCATGGTTCACAACTATGTCGTTTCCGGCGTCACGGCCAATCCGCAGTTGCCGGGAAGGGCTTACAGGCTTGCCGCAGACAATGCAGAAACTGCTGTCCGCCTCGATTTCCGCTCCGCAATGGACGCATTTCATGGTTTCATTCTCTCCGTAAGGTCAGCCTTTGTTCAGGCTGACGCCGTAGGGCCCTACCAAGATGCGGGCGCGCAGGCGGGCGAAACGGTTTGGGTTGTTGAAAAGCTGGTCGGCATTGACCGAATCGTATTTTTTATAAAGCTCCCGGGCCGCGTTCCAGGTCTGGTCATCGATAGGGGAAGTGCCAGAGGCGATGAACTTGCTTTCCCAGCCCTCTTTGGCAAGGTTGAACTGACCGGAGGAGCGCAGCACGGCGATGGCCATCAGGGCGGTGATGTCCTCGGATTTCAGATTGTGCCCGGCCTGGTAGGCCAGCTTGGCATAATCCAGATAGATGGTCTGGCCGGGAACGATGTAGATCACCTGGTTGGCTTCGGATTTGCTGATAAATTTGAAGTTTTTGGCCTGCGCGGTCTTGTTGCTCATGGCGTTAAAGGCTTCCAGATAAGGGTTTCCCGCGGCGTAAGACTGCAGCCGGTTGGCGATGGTGGAATCCGCCACCGCCAGTTTGGGGTCGATGGCCTTTTCCGAGGCTTTTTCCCCTTTTTTCTTCCGCTCTTCTTTCAGCCGCTTCTTTTCTTCTTTGGCCAGACGTTTGGCCTCAGCCCTGGCGGCTCTCAGGGAATCTCGGGTTGCCGCGATTTCCGGAGAGGGTGGAACCTGGATGGACCGGGCATACCAGAACACGGCGCCCAGAAAGACCAGCAGCGTGACAACCAGAGCCAAAGGAGGCAGTATTTTCTTCCTGCGCGGAGTGGGAAGCTCTTCTCTGAGCGTGAAGGGCGAGCACTGCTGCACCTGCACGATCTGGATGGTTATGTTGTCGTTCCCGCCGCGGTCGTTGGCCATATCCACCAGGTTCTGGCAGGCGATCTGGGGTTCCTCCTCCATCTGCTGGTGCAGTTCATCTTCCTTCACGTATTCCGTAAGGCCGTCCGAGCAGAGCAGGAAAACGTCGTCCTGCTGCAGGATGTAGGGTCCCGAGACGTCCGGCGCGAAGCTGGTGTGGCCTATGGCTTTGGTGATGAAATTGCGCCGGGGATGGGTAGCTGCCTGTTCCTGGGTGATGATACCGCTTTCCACCATCATCTGCACCTCGGAGTGGTCTTTGGTGAGTTGGTTGATCGCGCCGCCGCGGCTTAGGTAGATGCGGCTGTCACCGCAATGGGCGATGTAATAGCTAACTCCCTGAATCAGCAGCAGAACCAGGGTGGTGCCCATGCCCGCAAGTTCCGGCTCTAGTTCCACCCGTTCGGTGATCTTTTGCTGGGCGAAATCTATGCTTTGGGTGATCGTTGCCAGCTCTTCTCCGGGCACGTAATTGGTCTCAAAATGTTTGCGGATGCTCTCCACTGCCAGGCGCGAAGCGATTTCGCCACCCTCGTGGCCACCCATGCCGTCACAGACCAGGAAAAGGTCGCCGAATTCGCCTTGAAAATGGCCAAAATAGTCTTCGTTCTTGGTGCGAGCCGGATTTCTGCCAATATCCGAGATGTTCGCGCTGCGGAGGCGGACGGTGTTCTTTTGCATAAATCGCTCCCTGCGTATTCTATTCCCCATGCAGAGGGGTTTTTCCATGTTAAATCAAATGGCCGGGCGTTCCGCAATATGTCAAGTTTTAATTTTTCCCCTCTTTCAGACAGGGTGGGTAAAGCAAGGAGGACAGCTTTCCATTTGGATGCCTCCGCTCCCTCGGTTTGAACCAAAGCCATACATGCCTGTCCGCAGCAATGTCCTGCCAGCTTGACCCTGAGCGCCCGAGTCCATTCCACTCCCCTGCCTCCCGCACAATACCCGCACCAAATGCGGCCATTGTACGGGAGGCGCGTCCGGGAGACAGGAAAGGGCCTTATACCATTTCGCTTGCATAAATACTAGAATTGATTATCCTGTCTCTGTATTCATATCACTGGAGGTAGTGATGAGAAAGATTCAAGTAAGCGACACCTTGCCGGCATCAGAACTCAAACGTCGGATGCTAAGTAGCA from Candidatus Cloacimonadota bacterium harbors:
- a CDS encoding Stp1/IreP family PP2C-type Ser/Thr phosphatase; the encoded protein is MQKNTVRLRSANISDIGRNPARTKNEDYFGHFQGEFGDLFLVCDGMGGHEGGEIASRLAVESIRKHFETNYVPGEELATITQSIDFAQQKITERVELEPELAGMGTTLVLLLIQGVSYYIAHCGDSRIYLSRGGAINQLTKDHSEVQMMVESGIITQEQAATHPRRNFITKAIGHTSFAPDVSGPYILQQDDVFLLCSDGLTEYVKEDELHQQMEEEPQIACQNLVDMANDRGGNDNITIQIVQVQQCSPFTLREELPTPRRKKILPPLALVVTLLVFLGAVFWYARSIQVPPSPEIAATRDSLRAARAEAKRLAKEEKKRLKEERKKKGEKASEKAIDPKLAVADSTIANRLQSYAAGNPYLEAFNAMSNKTAQAKNFKFISKSEANQVIYIVPGQTIYLDYAKLAYQAGHNLKSEDITALMAIAVLRSSGQFNLAKEGWESKFIASGTSPIDDQTWNAARELYKKYDSVNADQLFNNPNRFARLRARILVGPYGVSLNKG